One window of the Gavia stellata isolate bGavSte3 chromosome 41, bGavSte3.hap2, whole genome shotgun sequence genome contains the following:
- the PLD3 gene encoding 5'-3' exonuclease PLD3 translates to MKPDGTYKQLDPLEDRGAQPTRFPPKCSCSALLSAILLTLFILIFLLFFNLRLSSALRGDADGEAGGDAGSCGDACRIVLVESIPEGMTFSGSYVLNPSTFSTWMNLLGTITHSLDIASFYWTMTNEDTQTHEPSAAQGEQILEELLQLSQRGITVRIAVSHPSAKSPLNDLQALEQSGALVRTVDMPRLTGGVLHTKFWLVDGTHLYVGSANMDWRSLTQVKELGAAIYNCSCLAKDLGKIFEAYWALGIPGASIPVPWPANYSTTFNMETPLELKLNDTNAAVYFSSSPPALCAAGRTQDLGALLNVIDAAEDFVDIAVMSYLPTTEFSHPQRFWPAIDNRLRKAVFERQVKVRLLAGCWRHSRMTMFPFLKSLAAVADNRTRYNVEVRLFMVPASAAQAQIPYARVNHNKYMVTEKAAYIGTSNWSGDYFVRTAGSALVVNQTVSRTSASTATGTAASTIREQLQAVFERDWSSQYSADISDAERWGSLCGSR, encoded by the exons ATGAAGCCTGACGGCACCTACAAGCAG CTGGACCCACTGGAGGACCGTGGGGCACAGCCCACCCGCTTCCCGCCAAAG TGCTCCTGCAGTGCATTGCTCTCCGCCATCCTCCTCACCCTCTtcatcctcatcttcctcctcttcttcaatCTCCGGCTGAGCTCAGCCCTCCGCGGTGATGCTGATGGTGAAGCTGGCGGCGATGCTGGATCCTGCGGTGATGCATGCCG GATCGTCCTGGTGGAGAGCATCCCGGAGGGAATGACCTTCAGTGGCAGTTACGTGCTGAACCCATCCACCTTCTCCACGTGGATGAACCTCCTGGGGACCATCACTCACAGCCTGGACATCGCCTCCTTCTACTGGACCATGACCAACgaggacacacagacacacgaACCCTCCGCCGCTCAG GGTGAGCAAATCCTGGAGGAACTCCTCCAATTATCCCAGCGTGGCATCACTGTCCGAATCGCTGTCAGCCATCCGTCAGCAAAATCGCCCCTGAACGATCTCCAAGCGCTGGAGCAGAGCG GTGCCCTGGTACGCACCGTCGATATGCCGCGGCTCACTGGTGGCGTGCTGCACACCAAGTTTTGGCTCGTTGATGGCACCCACCTCTACGTTGGGAGCGCCAACATGGACTGGAGGTCTTTGACCCAG GTGAAGGAGCTCGGCGCCGCCATCTACAATTGCAGCTGCTTGGCCAAAGATTTAGGCAAAATTTTTGAAGCTTATTGGGCTCTTGGCATTCCCGGCGCTTCCATCCCAGTACCGTGGCCAGCAAATTATTCCACCACCTTCAACATGGAGACGCCATTGGAGTTGAAACTCAACGACACCAATGCCGCTGTCTACTTCTCG AGCTCCCCGCCGGCTCTCTGTGCTGCCGGTCGGACCCAGGATCTTGGCGCCCTCCTCAACGTCATCGATGCTGCCGAGGACTTCGTGGACATTGCGGTGATGAGCTACCTACCCACCACCGAATTCTCCCACCCCCAAAG ATTTTGGCCGGCGATTGATAACCGGCTGCGGAAAGCTGTCTTCGAACGCCAGGTCAAGGTTCGGTTGTTGGCAGGTTGTTGGCGGCACAGCCGCATGACCATGTTCCCCTTCCTCAAATCCCTCGCTGCTGTCGCCGATAATCGGACCCGCTACAACGTGGAGGTG CGGCTTTTCATGGTGCCAGCGAGTGCAGCACAAGCCCAGATCCCCTACGCCCGCGTGAACCACAACAAGTACATGGTGACAGAGAAGGCGGCGTATATCG GGACATCAAACTGGTCTGGCGACTACTTTGTGCGGACGGCGGGATCAGCGCTGGTGGTGAACCAGACGGTGAGCCGAACCAGTGCCAGCACTGCCACCGGCACTGCTGCCAGCACCATCCGAGAGCAGCTGCAGGCGGTTTTTGAGCGGGATTGGAGCTCCCAGTACAGTGCCGACATCAGCGATGCTGAGCGGTGGGGAAGCCTCTGCGGCTCCCGTTAG
- the C41H19orf47 gene encoding uncharacterized protein C19orf47 homolog isoform X2: MSSSSSTMVSVTMATSEWIQFFKEAGIPPGPAVNYAVMFVDNRIQKNMLMDLNKEIMNELGITVVGDIIAILKHAKIVYRQEMCKAATESLCPSSPNIQAELRRNTNSAASRMIANSLSRDSPPATLLRQRPHTSKISVTVSNKLAATKAGLCNTADETPTIPVKRRRVTAEMEGKYIINMPKGTTPRTKKILEQQAAKGLQRTSVFDRLGAEAKADTTTGGKPTGVFSRLGDALGTDGDKATESDDDCSVLQYAGVLKKLAKPPRKESAKPGGTIKAKATSSEAKPVTVTTAIQRLGHRNATGIRTAVKPQLAASKIGVISIAAVPVEAQDDDVTSTKDKSEPEFRVTIKRTWGCGKVSSTNETPGAQMDSAGTVSVFKRLGKKPD, translated from the exons ATGTCCTCTAGCTCCTCCACCATGGTGTCCGTCACGATGG CAACATCCGAATGGATTCAGTTTTTCAAGGAAGCTGGGAtccccccgggccccgccgtCAACTATGCTGTCATGTTTGTGGATAACAG GATCCAGAAGAACATGTTGATGGATCTGAACAAGGAGATCATGAACGAGCTGGGCATCACAGTGGTGGGAGACATTATCGCCATCCTCAAACACGCCAAAATCGTGTACAGGCAG gaaatgtGCAAGGCAGCCACCGAatccctctgccccagctcccccaaCATTCAAGCCGAGCTGCGCCGCAACACCAACAGCG CCGCCAGCCGGATGATTGCCAACAGCTTGAGCAGAGACTCGCCTCCTGCCACCCTCCTCCGACAACGGCCCCACACCTCCAAAATCTCCGTCACTGTCTCTAACAAACTGGCCGCCACAAAGGCAG GTTTATGCAACACAGCAGATGAAACTCCAACGATCCCAGTAAAACGCCGCCGGGTGACGGCGGAAATGGAAGGGAAATACATCATCAACATGCCCAAGGGCACCACACCAAGGACAAAGAAAATCCTGGAGCAGCAAGCGGCCAAAG GTCTGCAGAGAACATCCGTCTTCGACCGGCTGGGAGCTGAGGCAAAAGCGGACACGACCACGGGAGGGAAG CCCACGGGGGTCTTCAGCAGACTGGGTGACGCCTTGGGGACCGATGGGGACAAAGCCACTGAGAGCGATGACGACTGCTCTGTCCTCCAATATGCCGGCGTCCTAAAAAAACTCGCCAAGCCTCCCCGTAAGGAAAGCGCCAAGCCGGGAGGGACCATCAAGGCGAAAGCCACCAGTTCGGAAGCCAAACCGGTCACCGTCACCACCGCCATCCAGCGGCTTGGTCACAGAAATGCCACCGGTATCCGTACGGCAGTGAAACCGCAACTGGCAGCATCCAAAATCGGCGTCATCAGTATTGCCGCGGTGCCTGTTGAAGCCCAGGACGACGATGTTACCAGCACGAAGGATAAAAGTGAACCCGAATTTCGGGTGACAATcaaaaggacctgggggtgcgGGAAGGTGAGCAGCACTAACGAGACCCCCGGCGCTCAGATGGACAGTGCTGGCACCGTTAGCGTCTTTAAACGGCTGGGGAAGAAACCGGATTGA
- the C41H19orf47 gene encoding uncharacterized protein C19orf47 homolog isoform X1, whose translation MSSSSSTMVSVTMATSEWIQFFKEAGIPPGPAVNYAVMFVDNRIQKNMLMDLNKEIMNELGITVVGDIIAILKHAKIVYRQEMCKAATESLCPSSPNIQAELRRNTNSADKMDACRTRRSPLELKTSPSPRHPPLPAASRMIANSLSRDSPPATLLRQRPHTSKISVTVSNKLAATKAGLCNTADETPTIPVKRRRVTAEMEGKYIINMPKGTTPRTKKILEQQAAKGLQRTSVFDRLGAEAKADTTTGGKPTGVFSRLGDALGTDGDKATESDDDCSVLQYAGVLKKLAKPPRKESAKPGGTIKAKATSSEAKPVTVTTAIQRLGHRNATGIRTAVKPQLAASKIGVISIAAVPVEAQDDDVTSTKDKSEPEFRVTIKRTWGCGKVSSTNETPGAQMDSAGTVSVFKRLGKKPD comes from the exons ATGTCCTCTAGCTCCTCCACCATGGTGTCCGTCACGATGG CAACATCCGAATGGATTCAGTTTTTCAAGGAAGCTGGGAtccccccgggccccgccgtCAACTATGCTGTCATGTTTGTGGATAACAG GATCCAGAAGAACATGTTGATGGATCTGAACAAGGAGATCATGAACGAGCTGGGCATCACAGTGGTGGGAGACATTATCGCCATCCTCAAACACGCCAAAATCGTGTACAGGCAG gaaatgtGCAAGGCAGCCACCGAatccctctgccccagctcccccaaCATTCAAGCCGAGCTGCGCCGCAACACCAACAGCG CTGACAAGATGGACGCTTGTCGTACTCGCCGAAGCCCCTTGGAGTTGAAAACCTCTCCCTCACCGCGCCATCCTCCCCTTCCAGCCGCCAGCCGGATGATTGCCAACAGCTTGAGCAGAGACTCGCCTCCTGCCACCCTCCTCCGACAACGGCCCCACACCTCCAAAATCTCCGTCACTGTCTCTAACAAACTGGCCGCCACAAAGGCAG GTTTATGCAACACAGCAGATGAAACTCCAACGATCCCAGTAAAACGCCGCCGGGTGACGGCGGAAATGGAAGGGAAATACATCATCAACATGCCCAAGGGCACCACACCAAGGACAAAGAAAATCCTGGAGCAGCAAGCGGCCAAAG GTCTGCAGAGAACATCCGTCTTCGACCGGCTGGGAGCTGAGGCAAAAGCGGACACGACCACGGGAGGGAAG CCCACGGGGGTCTTCAGCAGACTGGGTGACGCCTTGGGGACCGATGGGGACAAAGCCACTGAGAGCGATGACGACTGCTCTGTCCTCCAATATGCCGGCGTCCTAAAAAAACTCGCCAAGCCTCCCCGTAAGGAAAGCGCCAAGCCGGGAGGGACCATCAAGGCGAAAGCCACCAGTTCGGAAGCCAAACCGGTCACCGTCACCACCGCCATCCAGCGGCTTGGTCACAGAAATGCCACCGGTATCCGTACGGCAGTGAAACCGCAACTGGCAGCATCCAAAATCGGCGTCATCAGTATTGCCGCGGTGCCTGTTGAAGCCCAGGACGACGATGTTACCAGCACGAAGGATAAAAGTGAACCCGAATTTCGGGTGACAATcaaaaggacctgggggtgcgGGAAGGTGAGCAGCACTAACGAGACCCCCGGCGCTCAGATGGACAGTGCTGGCACCGTTAGCGTCTTTAAACGGCTGGGGAAGAAACCGGATTGA
- the AKT2 gene encoding RAC-beta serine/threonine-protein kinase isoform X1, with translation MNEVSVVKEGWLHKRGEYIKTWRPRYFLLKSDGSFIGYKERPETSDHSLPPLNNFSVAECQLMKTERPRPNTFVIRCLQWTTVIERTFHVDSPEEREEWMRAIQTVANSLKNQEPEADAMDYKCGSPNDSTGAEEMEVAVSKTRTKATMNDFDYLKLLGKGTFGKVILVREKATGRYYAMKILRKEVIIAKDEVAHTVTESRVLQNTRHPFLTALKYAFQTNDRLCFVMEYANGGELFFHLSRERVFTEDRARFYGAEIVSALEYLHSRDVVYRDIKLENLMLDKDGHIKITDFGLCKEGITDGATMKTFCGTPEYLAPEVLEDNDYGRAVDWWGLGVVMYEMMCGRLPFYNQDHERLFELILMEEIRFPRTLSPEAKSLLAGLLKKDPKQRLGGGPNDAKEVMEHRFFAPVNWQDVVQKKLVPPFKPQVTSEIDTRYFDDEFTAQSITITPPDRYDNMGSLENDQRTHFPQFSYSASIRE, from the exons ATGAATGAAGTATCGGTCGTAAAGGAGGGATGGCTGCACAAGAGAG GGGAATACATCAAAACGTGGCGTCCCCggtattttctgcttaaaagtGACGGCTCCTTCATTGGCTACAAGGAACGGCCAGAGACATCTGACCACAGCTTGCCACCTCTGAATAACTTCTCAGTAGCGG AGTGCCAACTGATGAAGACTGAGCGGCCTCGGCCCAACACCTTTGTCATCCGATGCTTGCAGTGGACGACAGTCATTGAGAGGACCTTCCACGTGGACTCTCCTGAAGAGCG TGAGGAGTGGATGCGAGCCATCCAGACGGTAGCAAACAGCCTGAAGAACCAGGAACCAGAGGCGGATGCAATGGATTACAAGTGTGGATCTCCTAACGACAGCACCGGTGCCGAGGAGATGGAGGTGGCTGTCAGCAAAACCCGCACCAAGGCC ACCATGAACGATTTCGATTACCTGAAGCTCCTGGGAAAGGGGACTTTTGGCAAAGTCATCTTGGTGCGGGAAAAGGCCACTGGCCGCTATTATGCCATGAAAATCCTACGGAAAGAGGTCATCATTGCGAAA GACGAGGTGGCGCACACTGTTACGGAGAGCCGGGTGCTGCAGAACACCAGGCACCCCTTCCTCACC GCGCTGAAATACGCCTTTCAGACGAATGACCGGCTGTGTTTCGTCATGGAGTACGCCAATGGCGGAGAG cTGTTTTTCCACCTCTCAAGAGAACGCGTCTTCACGGAGGACCGAGCCCGTTTCTACGGTGCGGAAATAGTCTCTGCACTGGAGTACCTGCACTCCCGGGATGTGGTGTACAGGGACATTAAG ctggaaaaccTCATGCTGGACAAAGATGGCCATATAAAAATCACTGACTTTGGGCTCTGCAAGGAAGGCATCACAGATGGAGCCACCATGAAGACCTTCTGCGGCACTCCAGAGTACCTGGCTCCAGAG GTCCTGGAGGACAACGATTATGGCCGTGCCGTGGACTGGTGGGGCCTGGGGGTTGTCATGTACGAGATGATGTGCGGCCGCCTCCCCTTCTACAACCAGGACCATGAACGGCTCTTCGAGCTGATCCTCATGGAGGAGATCCGCTTCCCTCGTACCCTCAGCCCCGAGGCCAAATCCTTGCTGGCTGGGCTGCTCAAGAAGGATCCCAAACAGAG GCTTGGCGGAGGTCCCAACGATGCCAAGGAGGTGATGGAGCATCGCTTCTTCGCACCCGTCAACTGGCAGGATGTGGTTCAGAAGAAG CTGGTCCCACCATTCAAGCCCCAAGTGACGTCCGAGATTGACACACGGTATTTTGACGACGAGTTCACCGCCCAATCCATCACTATCACCCCGCCGGATCGCT ATGACAACATGGGCTCCCTGGAGAATGACCAGCGGACACACTTCCCCCAGTTCTCCTACTCGGCCAGCATACGGGAGTAA
- the AKT2 gene encoding RAC-beta serine/threonine-protein kinase isoform X2, whose translation MKTERPRPNTFVIRCLQWTTVIERTFHVDSPEEREEWMRAIQTVANSLKNQEPEADAMDYKCGSPNDSTGAEEMEVAVSKTRTKATMNDFDYLKLLGKGTFGKVILVREKATGRYYAMKILRKEVIIAKDEVAHTVTESRVLQNTRHPFLTALKYAFQTNDRLCFVMEYANGGELFFHLSRERVFTEDRARFYGAEIVSALEYLHSRDVVYRDIKLENLMLDKDGHIKITDFGLCKEGITDGATMKTFCGTPEYLAPEVLEDNDYGRAVDWWGLGVVMYEMMCGRLPFYNQDHERLFELILMEEIRFPRTLSPEAKSLLAGLLKKDPKQRLGGGPNDAKEVMEHRFFAPVNWQDVVQKKLVPPFKPQVTSEIDTRYFDDEFTAQSITITPPDRYDNMGSLENDQRTHFPQFSYSASIRE comes from the exons ATGAAGACTGAGCGGCCTCGGCCCAACACCTTTGTCATCCGATGCTTGCAGTGGACGACAGTCATTGAGAGGACCTTCCACGTGGACTCTCCTGAAGAGCG TGAGGAGTGGATGCGAGCCATCCAGACGGTAGCAAACAGCCTGAAGAACCAGGAACCAGAGGCGGATGCAATGGATTACAAGTGTGGATCTCCTAACGACAGCACCGGTGCCGAGGAGATGGAGGTGGCTGTCAGCAAAACCCGCACCAAGGCC ACCATGAACGATTTCGATTACCTGAAGCTCCTGGGAAAGGGGACTTTTGGCAAAGTCATCTTGGTGCGGGAAAAGGCCACTGGCCGCTATTATGCCATGAAAATCCTACGGAAAGAGGTCATCATTGCGAAA GACGAGGTGGCGCACACTGTTACGGAGAGCCGGGTGCTGCAGAACACCAGGCACCCCTTCCTCACC GCGCTGAAATACGCCTTTCAGACGAATGACCGGCTGTGTTTCGTCATGGAGTACGCCAATGGCGGAGAG cTGTTTTTCCACCTCTCAAGAGAACGCGTCTTCACGGAGGACCGAGCCCGTTTCTACGGTGCGGAAATAGTCTCTGCACTGGAGTACCTGCACTCCCGGGATGTGGTGTACAGGGACATTAAG ctggaaaaccTCATGCTGGACAAAGATGGCCATATAAAAATCACTGACTTTGGGCTCTGCAAGGAAGGCATCACAGATGGAGCCACCATGAAGACCTTCTGCGGCACTCCAGAGTACCTGGCTCCAGAG GTCCTGGAGGACAACGATTATGGCCGTGCCGTGGACTGGTGGGGCCTGGGGGTTGTCATGTACGAGATGATGTGCGGCCGCCTCCCCTTCTACAACCAGGACCATGAACGGCTCTTCGAGCTGATCCTCATGGAGGAGATCCGCTTCCCTCGTACCCTCAGCCCCGAGGCCAAATCCTTGCTGGCTGGGCTGCTCAAGAAGGATCCCAAACAGAG GCTTGGCGGAGGTCCCAACGATGCCAAGGAGGTGATGGAGCATCGCTTCTTCGCACCCGTCAACTGGCAGGATGTGGTTCAGAAGAAG CTGGTCCCACCATTCAAGCCCCAAGTGACGTCCGAGATTGACACACGGTATTTTGACGACGAGTTCACCGCCCAATCCATCACTATCACCCCGCCGGATCGCT ATGACAACATGGGCTCCCTGGAGAATGACCAGCGGACACACTTCCCCCAGTTCTCCTACTCGGCCAGCATACGGGAGTAA